In Selenomonas dianae, a genomic segment contains:
- a CDS encoding WG repeat-containing protein, translating to MTTYKKLHAMIAAMATTGVLCTMPTGFAAEAQMQRAPAVEASAQTVPAAQQTDKPVAVVRVDKKWGAVAPSGSLTIPAEYDEITSYAADAVAVRKGRTWGVVRLDGTVVVPPIYKTIRPLSAGIIIVSDAKDKVGAYNTAGKQILPVEYRAVGSFSDGISCVQRDDKKYVFYRQDGSLLTNDVYDAAYSFSEGLAAVKTPNGKYGFIDTTGTLVIPAAYDWAGGFQEGLCRVEVKKKLGFIDTSGTMVIPPQYSPGDVWDFQDGLAMIKEKKYRAFIDKTGAKVIRTRYSDVMPFENGLAEVRREVKVGLLGGFLTSAVSFATGVPTFGVGTDLIGEKVKRGYIDKTGAEIISTKNDYNSPFYNGMALVRVKSKWGIVDRKGAYVIEPKYKAIHFFHDGLAAVQDGDKWGFVGRDGKIVIEPKYDEVHDFTDEFAAVRQGTRSFFIDKTGHVPFLIPSMITEIGMFNEGYAPVKIDLAWGFIDRTGTVVIAPAYDEVLTHSYTTDHL from the coding sequence ATGACAACGTACAAGAAACTTCATGCGATGATCGCCGCGATGGCGACGACGGGCGTGCTCTGCACGATGCCCACAGGATTTGCGGCAGAGGCGCAGATGCAGCGTGCGCCCGCCGTGGAAGCATCGGCACAGACCGTCCCCGCCGCACAGCAGACCGACAAGCCGGTTGCCGTCGTCCGCGTGGACAAAAAGTGGGGTGCCGTCGCCCCCTCGGGCAGCCTCACGATCCCGGCGGAATACGATGAGATCACGTCCTACGCGGCGGACGCGGTCGCCGTCCGTAAGGGCAGGACATGGGGCGTCGTGCGCCTCGACGGCACGGTCGTCGTGCCGCCCATCTACAAGACGATCCGGCCGCTGTCGGCGGGCATCATCATCGTCAGCGACGCAAAGGACAAGGTCGGCGCGTACAATACGGCGGGCAAACAGATCCTGCCCGTCGAGTACCGCGCGGTCGGTTCGTTCAGCGACGGGATTTCCTGTGTGCAGCGGGACGATAAAAAATACGTGTTCTATCGGCAGGACGGCAGCCTGCTGACAAACGATGTGTACGATGCGGCGTATTCCTTCTCCGAAGGGCTTGCCGCCGTCAAAACACCGAACGGGAAATACGGTTTCATCGACACCACGGGGACGTTGGTCATTCCTGCCGCCTACGACTGGGCAGGAGGTTTTCAAGAGGGTCTCTGCCGCGTCGAGGTCAAGAAAAAACTCGGCTTTATCGACACGTCCGGCACAATGGTCATCCCGCCGCAGTACAGCCCCGGAGATGTCTGGGACTTCCAAGACGGGCTTGCGATGATAAAGGAAAAGAAGTACCGCGCATTCATCGACAAGACGGGTGCGAAGGTCATCCGGACACGCTACAGCGACGTGATGCCGTTCGAGAACGGGCTCGCCGAGGTGCGCCGCGAGGTCAAGGTCGGACTGCTCGGCGGCTTCCTCACCAGTGCCGTCTCCTTTGCCACGGGAGTACCGACGTTCGGGGTCGGCACCGACCTCATCGGCGAGAAGGTCAAGCGCGGCTACATCGACAAGACCGGCGCGGAGATCATCTCGACGAAGAACGACTACAACTCTCCCTTTTACAACGGCATGGCACTCGTGCGCGTCAAGAGCAAATGGGGCATCGTCGATCGCAAGGGCGCGTACGTGATCGAGCCGAAGTACAAGGCGATCCACTTCTTCCATGACGGCCTCGCGGCGGTGCAGGACGGCGACAAATGGGGCTTTGTCGGGCGCGACGGCAAAATCGTGATCGAGCCGAAATACGACGAGGTACACGACTTCACCGACGAATTTGCCGCCGTGCGGCAGGGCACAAGATCCTTCTTCATCGACAAGACCGGACACGTCCCCTTCCTCATCCCAAGCATGATTACAGAGATCGGCATGTTCAACGAGGGATATGCGCCTGTGAAGATCGACCTCGCATGGGGCTTTATCGACCGCACGGGCACGGTCGTCATCGCCCCTGCATACGACGAGGTGCTCACGCATTCGTACACGACGGATCACCTGTAA
- a CDS encoding cysteine hydrolase family protein, which translates to MNKVIVVVDMQNDFVDGALGTQEAQEMLPRLVEKLKAAQAVGTAFVFTMDTHGADYLTTQEGKKLPVPHCIRGTAGWEIVEALQPFVRTAAAVIEKPTFGATALPSALADYDEIEFVGLCTDICVISNALLAKAFYPEKRICVDPTCCAGVTPESHANALSAMQMCQIEVG; encoded by the coding sequence ATGAACAAGGTGATCGTTGTGGTCGATATGCAGAACGATTTCGTGGACGGCGCACTCGGCACACAGGAGGCGCAGGAGATGCTGCCGCGTCTCGTGGAGAAACTCAAAGCAGCGCAGGCGGTGGGAACGGCATTCGTATTCACCATGGACACCCACGGTGCGGACTACCTGACGACGCAGGAGGGGAAGAAGCTGCCCGTCCCGCACTGCATCCGCGGCACGGCGGGCTGGGAGATCGTAGAGGCGTTACAGCCCTTCGTCCGCACGGCGGCGGCCGTCATCGAGAAGCCCACCTTTGGCGCGACCGCCCTCCCCTCTGCCCTCGCGGACTACGACGAAATCGAGTTCGTCGGGCTCTGCACCGACATCTGCGTCATCTCCAACGCCCTCCTCGCAAAGGCATTCTACCCCGAAAAGCGCATCTGTGTCGATCCCACCTGTTGCGCGGGCGTCACCCCCGAGAGCCACGCGAACGCCCTCTCTGCGATGCAGATGTGTCAGATCGAGGTGGGGTGA
- a CDS encoding 5'-nucleotidase, lipoprotein e(P4) family — protein sequence MNTWNIRWKDQWKKTIALGSAAFLLGSSAAYAASSVTQADGRANVARVQDAPMPLPLTEEEISAQQLADAEYMALLWMRTSAEYRALCYQGYNAALMAIDRAQANPAARSGKPLAIVLDCDETVTDNTRAMAASVAGGNGRFDALWWRATVHEGRSEALPGAAEFLREVVRRGVAIFYVSNRWSEVNYEPTIENLTALGFPSVDAEHVLLMEDRQMSDKQPRFDRITADYDVVVYMGDNAGDLPLGTKGMNLAARNAAIDAAREEFGTTCIVFPNPAYGSWVSALAKDYMTMTPEAREAFYEKMLTKHWN from the coding sequence ATGAACACATGGAACATCCGATGGAAGGATCAGTGGAAAAAGACGATTGCCCTCGGCAGTGCGGCGTTCCTGCTCGGCAGCAGTGCGGCGTACGCGGCTTCTTCCGTGACGCAGGCGGACGGGCGTGCGAACGTGGCGCGCGTGCAGGACGCGCCGATGCCCCTGCCGCTGACCGAGGAGGAGATCAGCGCACAGCAGCTCGCCGATGCCGAGTATATGGCGCTCCTCTGGATGCGTACCTCGGCGGAGTACCGTGCGCTCTGCTATCAGGGGTACAATGCGGCGCTCATGGCAATTGACCGTGCGCAGGCGAATCCCGCCGCCCGCAGCGGCAAGCCGCTCGCCATCGTCCTGGACTGCGACGAGACCGTTACGGACAACACGCGCGCGATGGCGGCGAGCGTCGCGGGCGGCAATGGCCGATTTGACGCGCTCTGGTGGCGTGCGACGGTGCACGAGGGACGCTCCGAGGCACTGCCGGGCGCGGCGGAGTTCCTGCGTGAAGTGGTGCGGCGCGGTGTCGCCATCTTTTACGTCAGCAACCGTTGGAGCGAGGTCAACTACGAGCCGACCATCGAGAACCTCACGGCACTCGGCTTCCCCTCCGTGGACGCAGAGCACGTCCTCCTCATGGAGGATCGGCAGATGAGCGACAAGCAGCCGCGCTTTGATCGGATCACAGCGGACTACGATGTCGTCGTCTACATGGGCGACAATGCGGGCGATCTCCCGCTCGGGACAAAGGGGATGAATCTCGCCGCGCGGAATGCCGCCATCGACGCAGCGCGGGAGGAGTTCGGCACGACCTGCATCGTCTTCCCGAACCCCGCCTACGGTTCGTGGGTCAGTGCGCTCGCGAAGGACTACATGACCATGACCCCCGAAGCACGCGAGGCGTTCTACGAAAAGATGCTGACGAAGCATTGGAACTGA
- a CDS encoding MFS transporter has product MRIPARQYMMLFGITISAFIFNTSEFIPIALLIDISESFSMTEAATGQMITIYAWVVALLSLPLMLLTCRMELKRLLLLMVALFGLGQLVAGLATSYDMLLGARIIVACAHSIFWSIAAPLATRLVTREHRPMALSMIVTGSSVATIVGLPLGRVIGLAAGWRMTFLLLALVAAIAFVYLAVLLPKRSPEAGFTIGELPSLVRQPALACIYIMTALFATGYFTMYSYIEPFLHKVAAFSPGLITVTLMLLGVSGIVASLVFSGMYGKHRFVLLRWCLTLVAIMLFLWQAASISVGTMIVLTMVLGLLATLYNTMFQAEVLATAPRDASTVATAIYSGIFNVGIGSGTYLGGLTAESGHLAHIGYVGAAIAAVAALLCRHVYLKAVRGR; this is encoded by the coding sequence GTGAGAATTCCGGCGCGCCAATATATGATGCTGTTCGGCATCACAATATCGGCATTTATCTTTAACACGTCCGAATTCATACCGATCGCGCTGCTCATCGACATCTCGGAGTCGTTCTCCATGACGGAGGCGGCGACGGGCCAGATGATTACGATCTACGCGTGGGTGGTGGCTCTGCTCTCGCTGCCGCTCATGCTGCTGACCTGCCGCATGGAGCTGAAGCGGCTTCTGCTGCTGATGGTCGCGCTCTTTGGCCTCGGACAGCTCGTCGCAGGGCTCGCGACGAGCTATGATATGCTGCTCGGCGCGCGCATCATCGTCGCCTGCGCACACTCGATTTTCTGGTCGATTGCCGCACCTCTTGCGACGCGCCTCGTGACGCGCGAGCATCGCCCGATGGCACTCAGCATGATCGTGACGGGCAGCTCCGTCGCAACGATCGTCGGGCTCCCGCTCGGGCGCGTGATCGGTCTCGCCGCGGGCTGGCGCATGACGTTCCTGCTGCTCGCGCTGGTCGCCGCCATCGCGTTCGTCTATCTCGCGGTTCTCCTGCCGAAACGCTCGCCGGAAGCGGGGTTCACCATCGGCGAGCTGCCGTCGCTCGTCCGTCAGCCTGCGCTTGCGTGCATTTACATCATGACGGCACTCTTTGCGACGGGGTACTTCACGATGTACAGCTACATCGAGCCGTTCCTGCACAAGGTCGCGGCGTTCTCGCCCGGTCTGATCACGGTGACGCTCATGCTGCTCGGGGTCAGCGGCATCGTCGCAAGCCTTGTTTTCTCCGGTATGTATGGAAAGCACCGCTTCGTCCTGCTGCGCTGGTGTCTCACCCTCGTTGCGATCATGCTCTTCCTCTGGCAGGCGGCATCCATCTCCGTCGGCACGATGATCGTGCTCACGATGGTGCTCGGACTGCTCGCAACACTCTACAACACGATGTTCCAGGCGGAGGTTCTCGCCACTGCCCCGCGCGACGCATCAACCGTCGCGACGGCGATCTACTCCGGCATCTTCAACGTCGGCATCGGCAGCGGCACCTACCTCGGCGGGCTCACGGCGGAGAGCGGTCACCTCGCCCACATCGGCTACGTCGGTGCGGCGATTGCCGCCGTCGCCGCCCTCCTCTGCCGCCACGTTTATCTGAAAGCCGTGCGGGGGAGATAA
- a CDS encoding TNT domain-containing protein, whose protein sequence is MQTLSPMRLIAAALFALSALLGTPSVQDESLAIGTPAAAAQEPQTEPRYWQMYYNFAPPTDAFIAELAAEQGVAYTPGKKGEARFYADDGRPIYPSNDGAVGVIVTVTLPAGDVLTRYGNPNGRYVSPDGMTFEQRALPSTTREGDFHVYLVERAIDNVQKGTIAPWFGRTGGGIQYRLPDRIVNLMNAAPPFLSEPDEMEEQEAA, encoded by the coding sequence ATGCAGACCCTCTCTCCCATGCGCCTGATTGCCGCCGCACTCTTCGCGCTGAGTGCCCTGCTCGGTACGCCGAGTGTACAAGATGAATCGCTCGCCATTGGCACGCCCGCCGCTGCGGCGCAGGAGCCACAGACCGAGCCGCGCTACTGGCAGATGTACTACAACTTCGCCCCGCCGACGGATGCGTTCATCGCGGAGCTGGCGGCGGAGCAGGGTGTCGCCTATACCCCGGGCAAGAAGGGTGAGGCGCGGTTTTACGCGGATGACGGCCGCCCGATCTACCCGAGCAACGACGGCGCGGTCGGCGTGATTGTAACGGTCACGCTCCCTGCGGGCGATGTGCTGACGCGCTACGGCAACCCCAACGGACGCTATGTCTCGCCCGACGGGATGACGTTCGAGCAGCGGGCGCTCCCGAGCACGACGCGCGAGGGCGACTTCCACGTTTACCTCGTCGAGCGTGCGATTGACAATGTGCAGAAGGGAACGATCGCCCCGTGGTTCGGACGTACGGGCGGCGGCATCCAGTACAGGCTCCCCGACCGCATTGTGAACCTCATGAATGCCGCGCCGCCGTTCCTCAGCGAGCCGGACGAGATGGAGGAACAGGAGGCGGCATAA
- the mnmG gene encoding tRNA uridine-5-carboxymethylaminomethyl(34) synthesis enzyme MnmG — protein sequence MNSTTDYDIIVIGAGHAGVEAALAAARMGRRTLIVTLSLDNIAMMPCNPSVGGPGKSHLVREIDALGGEMGIAADRASIQRRLLNTGKGPAVHSLRMQADKFLYQRIMKETVENTENLDVRQLLVTELLTEETAGKKRVTGIRCETGERLTARAVILATGTYLRGRIILGETIYDSGPNGQRPAMALSDALRMLGLTLMRFKTGTPARVDRRTIDFGKTAIQEGDPAAPAFSFLTDAMPDEQAPCYLSYTNERTHAIIRANLHRAPMANGVIEGIGPRYCPSVETKIARFPDKDRHQLFLEPEGLHTNEIYVQGMSTSLPTDVQEAFLTTIAGLEHARIMRPGYAIEYDCLDPLQLTPSLAVKRVAGLYSAGQANGTSGYEEAAAQGLIAGINAVCEITGAEPLILRRSDGYIGVLIDDLVTKGTDEPYRMMTSRAEYRLILRQDNADLRLTPIGRAVGLVSDARWARFTAKRDAIEETLRLLEHTKLSPSAETEARLAAAGFAPLRVPMTLLALLSREGSYDALAPLFDLPPLAADVKEEVEIMARYDGYIKKQREQIARMERLESRRIPEGLDYSAIKSLRIEAAEKLAAIRPHSIGQASRISGVSPADISVLLVYLEKERRTEPPASPKD from the coding sequence GTGAACAGTACTACAGATTATGATATTATCGTCATTGGCGCAGGGCACGCAGGTGTCGAAGCGGCGCTTGCGGCGGCACGCATGGGACGGCGTACCCTCATCGTCACGCTTTCGCTCGACAACATCGCCATGATGCCATGCAACCCGTCCGTCGGCGGCCCAGGCAAGAGCCACCTCGTCCGCGAGATCGATGCGCTCGGCGGGGAGATGGGCATTGCCGCCGACCGCGCGAGCATACAGCGCCGCCTCCTCAACACGGGCAAGGGCCCTGCCGTCCATTCCCTCCGTATGCAGGCAGACAAGTTCCTCTATCAGCGCATCATGAAGGAGACGGTTGAAAACACCGAGAACCTCGATGTACGCCAGCTGCTTGTGACGGAGCTTCTCACAGAGGAAACTGCGGGGAAAAAGCGTGTCACGGGCATCCGCTGCGAGACGGGCGAACGCCTCACGGCACGCGCCGTGATCCTCGCCACGGGGACGTATCTGCGCGGGCGCATCATCCTCGGCGAGACCATCTACGACAGCGGTCCGAACGGGCAGCGCCCCGCGATGGCGCTCTCGGACGCGCTACGGATGCTCGGTCTCACGCTCATGCGCTTTAAGACCGGCACGCCCGCACGCGTTGACCGCCGCACGATTGACTTTGGCAAAACTGCCATACAGGAGGGCGACCCTGCTGCGCCCGCATTTTCCTTTTTGACGGATGCGATGCCGGATGAACAGGCACCGTGCTACCTCAGCTATACAAATGAGAGAACGCACGCGATCATCCGTGCGAACCTCCACCGCGCCCCGATGGCAAACGGCGTGATTGAGGGGATCGGGCCGCGCTACTGCCCGTCCGTCGAAACGAAGATCGCACGCTTCCCGGACAAGGATCGCCACCAGCTCTTCCTCGAACCCGAGGGACTGCATACGAACGAAATTTATGTACAGGGGATGTCCACCAGTCTGCCGACGGATGTGCAGGAGGCGTTTCTCACCACCATCGCGGGACTTGAGCACGCACGCATTATGCGCCCGGGATATGCTATCGAATACGATTGTTTGGATCCGCTGCAACTCACGCCGTCCCTTGCCGTAAAACGTGTCGCGGGGCTTTACTCGGCGGGACAGGCGAACGGCACGAGCGGCTACGAGGAGGCAGCGGCACAGGGACTGATCGCAGGCATCAATGCCGTATGCGAAATCACAGGGGCGGAGCCGCTGATCCTGCGCCGCAGCGACGGCTACATCGGCGTTCTCATCGACGACCTCGTGACCAAGGGTACGGACGAACCGTACCGCATGATGACGAGCCGTGCCGAGTACCGCCTCATCCTCCGGCAGGACAACGCCGACCTGCGCCTCACCCCGATTGGACGCGCCGTGGGGCTGGTCAGCGATGCGCGGTGGGCGCGTTTTACGGCGAAGAGGGATGCCATCGAGGAGACCTTGCGCCTGTTGGAGCACACAAAACTCAGCCCCAGTGCCGAGACCGAGGCACGTCTTGCAGCGGCAGGATTTGCGCCCCTGCGCGTCCCGATGACACTCCTCGCCCTCCTTTCCCGCGAGGGGAGCTATGACGCACTCGCCCCGCTCTTTGACCTCCCGCCTCTTGCGGCAGATGTCAAAGAGGAAGTCGAGATCATGGCGCGTTACGACGGATATATCAAAAAACAGCGCGAACAGATCGCACGCATGGAGCGTCTTGAGAGCCGCCGCATCCCTGAGGGGCTGGACTACAGTGCCATCAAAAGCCTGCGCATCGAAGCGGCGGAAAAACTCGCCGCCATCCGCCCGCACTCCATCGGACAGGCATCCCGCATCAGCGGGGTATCCCCCGCCGACATCTCCGTCCTGCTTGTCTATCTTGAGAAGGAACGCCGCACAGAGCCGCCCGCATCACCAAAAGATTAA
- a CDS encoding deoxycytidylate deaminase has protein sequence MIISWDEYFMGVAIFSAYRSKDPHTQVGACIVNEDKHIVGVGYNGMPNGCDDREYPWGRTGEFTEQKYPYVVHAELNAILNASTSLKGCRIYVSLFPCNECCKAIIQSGIREVVYLSDKYAVSEATKISKRMFDSAGVRWRRMETDLAEVPVNFMVKE, from the coding sequence ATGATTATCTCTTGGGACGAATACTTCATGGGCGTTGCGATCTTCTCCGCCTACCGCAGCAAGGATCCACACACGCAGGTCGGCGCGTGCATCGTCAACGAGGACAAGCACATCGTCGGTGTCGGCTACAACGGTATGCCGAACGGCTGCGACGACCGCGAGTACCCGTGGGGACGGACGGGGGAATTCACGGAGCAGAAATATCCCTATGTTGTGCACGCCGAACTCAACGCCATCCTCAACGCAAGTACGTCACTGAAGGGCTGTCGTATCTACGTGTCGCTCTTCCCGTGCAACGAATGCTGCAAGGCAATCATCCAGAGCGGCATCCGCGAGGTTGTCTACCTCTCGGACAAATACGCCGTGAGCGAGGCGACGAAGATCTCCAAGCGGATGTTTGACTCTGCGGGCGTTCGTTGGCGGCGCATGGAGACGGATCTCGCCGAGGTACCCGTAAACTTTATGGTAAAGGAATAA
- a CDS encoding TonB-dependent receptor plug domain-containing protein codes for MKKRHLTLAVLAGLLSTGGGQTSVYAGHDENLQSYTIDNIVVEAEQTINQFGDTVTEQSYYRTGGDVKVITREEIEKRHYTDLTEAIKRIPGVTFQNPGYRGGEYGYQTYNNGVLINGDSRVVILIDGRRVDNLTSTRFNSRSTSGSKSTGVNLDQMLGIESVDKIEVIKGPGASVYGPDATGGVINIITRKGAVEQKGTLDLSTGSWHKHNYALTLSGALQDDPTFHYFGTVTKTMSGDTEYVDGETGRTGTLGGSRWKEEAVNIRLDKDLGKEQSIKLWYNYKAGKDGYPISTPRLKYWNQDDWERIIFAAAVGKLNSSNQLVGDPAFGDADNPGYANLYALDGKVYNSFSRFKNNDWELKWTFDKDNGMESFVRLYYQNHRYSSRDKYRWSLSDDPAADYQARFPGGATAAELKQWIRENLAPFPGGDPAKVQEWLEKTDGTATEPTGWQKERNQGVQVQYARAIGKNDVIASLTYDRAKTVEKYYSRRTRKYVESTTSRNTVIGYVQDKIHITPNWDLTPALRYTYYSDYDYTGNAGFKGKGKSHLITPVLNTEYLIDDTLSVYGGWTQIYRPVRQGDYTTLHGIYKTPLENERGDVWTLGVRKEFSQHSALAVHYDWTRMSNAIASFPIWDASIPGYDYTAVNAREDKTSFNITFDHAFDKHVTMSASYSHMDDKWQVKSGWNVDPSWGLNGEDDINTQMNRLRPQNHYALNLSYENQKLYTGLLMNWYTGNNLRAFTDRQFLVLDWNINYSFTPDLTGYITVNNLTNEAYQTSYSSYNGLGSSTMPARSVMVGARYTF; via the coding sequence ATGAAGAAGAGACATCTTACGCTTGCAGTCCTCGCAGGGCTCTTGTCCACGGGGGGGGGGCAGACCTCTGTCTATGCGGGACATGATGAGAATCTGCAGTCCTACACGATTGATAATATCGTGGTCGAGGCGGAGCAGACGATCAACCAGTTCGGCGACACGGTGACAGAGCAGTCCTACTACCGCACGGGCGGCGATGTGAAGGTCATCACGCGCGAGGAGATCGAGAAGCGTCACTACACGGATCTCACCGAGGCGATCAAGCGTATCCCGGGCGTGACGTTCCAGAACCCCGGCTATCGCGGCGGCGAGTACGGGTACCAGACCTATAACAACGGCGTGCTTATCAACGGCGACTCGCGTGTCGTCATCCTCATCGACGGGCGGCGCGTGGACAACCTCACGAGCACCCGCTTTAACAGTCGGAGCACCTCGGGCAGCAAGTCCACAGGGGTCAACCTCGACCAGATGCTCGGCATCGAGAGCGTGGACAAGATCGAGGTCATCAAGGGACCCGGCGCATCCGTCTATGGACCGGACGCGACGGGAGGTGTCATCAACATCATCACGCGCAAGGGCGCAGTCGAGCAGAAGGGGACGCTCGATCTTTCCACAGGCTCGTGGCACAAGCACAACTATGCGCTCACCCTCTCGGGTGCGCTGCAGGACGATCCGACCTTCCACTATTTCGGCACGGTGACAAAGACGATGAGCGGTGATACGGAGTATGTGGACGGCGAGACGGGCAGGACAGGTACGCTCGGCGGCTCGCGTTGGAAGGAAGAGGCGGTCAACATCCGTCTCGACAAGGATCTCGGCAAGGAGCAGAGCATCAAGCTCTGGTACAACTACAAGGCAGGCAAGGATGGCTACCCGATCTCGACGCCGCGTCTCAAATACTGGAATCAGGACGACTGGGAGCGTATTATCTTTGCAGCTGCCGTTGGCAAGCTGAACAGCAGTAATCAATTGGTCGGCGATCCCGCATTCGGTGACGCAGACAACCCGGGTTACGCGAACCTATATGCACTTGATGGCAAGGTATACAACTCGTTCAGTCGGTTTAAGAATAATGACTGGGAGCTGAAGTGGACATTCGACAAGGACAATGGTATGGAGAGTTTTGTTCGCCTCTATTACCAGAATCATCGCTACTCCTCTCGTGATAAATACAGATGGTCACTTAGTGATGACCCCGCCGCAGACTATCAGGCACGCTTTCCGGGCGGTGCGACGGCTGCCGAGCTGAAACAGTGGATTCGTGAAAATCTCGCACCATTCCCGGGCGGCGATCCGGCGAAGGTGCAGGAATGGCTGGAGAAGACCGACGGTACAGCCACAGAGCCGACGGGATGGCAGAAAGAACGTAATCAGGGCGTTCAAGTGCAGTATGCGCGAGCAATCGGCAAGAACGATGTTATTGCGAGCCTAACCTATGATCGTGCTAAGACTGTTGAAAAATACTATAGCCGGCGTACAAGAAAATATGTGGAATCTACAACGAGCCGTAACACGGTGATCGGCTATGTGCAGGACAAGATCCACATCACGCCGAACTGGGACCTGACCCCGGCGCTCCGCTATACTTACTACTCGGATTATGATTACACGGGCAATGCCGGATTCAAGGGAAAAGGAAAATCCCATCTCATCACACCTGTGCTCAATACGGAGTATCTGATCGATGATACGCTCAGCGTATATGGCGGTTGGACACAGATCTATCGTCCCGTGCGGCAGGGAGACTATACGACACTGCACGGCATCTACAAGACGCCGCTCGAAAATGAGCGTGGTGATGTGTGGACGCTTGGCGTACGCAAGGAGTTCTCGCAGCATTCCGCCCTTGCAGTTCATTATGACTGGACGCGGATGTCGAACGCGATTGCATCGTTCCCCATCTGGGATGCGTCGATTCCTGGTTATGACTACACGGCAGTCAATGCCCGCGAGGACAAGACGTCCTTTAACATCACGTTTGACCACGCCTTTGACAAGCACGTCACAATGAGTGCATCCTACTCGCATATGGATGATAAATGGCAGGTCAAGAGCGGCTGGAATGTCGATCCGAGCTGGGGGCTTAACGGCGAGGACGACATCAACACACAGATGAACCGCCTCCGCCCGCAGAACCACTATGCGCTCAACCTTTCCTATGAGAATCAGAAGCTCTATACGGGACTGCTGATGAACTGGTACACGGGGAACAACCTGAGAGCCTTTACGGATCGCCAGTTCCTCGTCCTTGACTGGAACATCAACTACAGCTTTACGCCCGATCTGACGGGATATATCACCGTCAACAACCTCACGAACGAGGCATATCAGACCTCCTATAGCTCCTACAACGGACTTGGCTCCTCCACCATGCCTGCGCGCAGTGTGATGGTCGGCGCTCGCTACACGTTCTAA
- a CDS encoding ABC transporter substrate-binding protein — protein sequence MKLSYILLIVLALLCAACSPVVKVHENERRPAMPAQADAAYTPVTIENIDEKGAPVSQLYEQPPQRVVAVWQNSIETLLALGVGDRIIAGMGVPNVKYIRPEYRAAYEAIPYTSLENLDVETILMMQPDLIVGWSSTFSPKVLRSAAFWQGRGVHTYIAPSSARAVRTKTIAQEYADIQSLGRIFGREERADALVGEMEHEIAFVAEKTAGMEQRPRALVIELMGKEIRSYGKDTLAGDMLRALGAEHLAADGQSLSMEELIELNPDALFLIVIEDDYGNEDAILARLYENPALRSLSCVQQRRIYTVPLYAVYSAGIRAYDGITIFAHGLYPEIYGE from the coding sequence ATGAAACTTTCATATATATTGCTCATCGTCCTCGCTCTCCTGTGCGCGGCGTGCAGTCCGGTCGTCAAGGTGCATGAGAATGAGCGTCGTCCCGCGATGCCGGCGCAGGCGGATGCGGCGTATACGCCCGTTACGATTGAGAACATCGACGAGAAGGGAGCACCGGTCTCTCAGCTCTACGAGCAGCCGCCGCAGCGCGTCGTCGCCGTCTGGCAGAACTCCATCGAGACGCTTCTCGCGCTCGGTGTGGGGGATCGGATCATTGCGGGGATGGGCGTGCCGAATGTGAAGTACATCCGTCCCGAATACCGCGCGGCATACGAGGCGATTCCCTACACGAGCCTTGAAAATCTGGACGTGGAGACCATTCTCATGATGCAGCCCGATCTCATCGTCGGCTGGTCGTCCACCTTCTCACCGAAGGTGCTGCGGAGTGCGGCATTTTGGCAGGGGCGCGGCGTGCACACCTACATCGCGCCGTCCTCCGCGCGTGCGGTGAGGACCAAGACCATCGCGCAGGAGTATGCGGACATCCAAAGTCTCGGGCGCATCTTCGGGCGGGAGGAACGCGCCGATGCACTCGTGGGCGAGATGGAGCATGAAATCGCGTTTGTCGCGGAAAAGACCGCAGGCATGGAGCAGCGTCCGCGCGCCCTCGTCATCGAGCTCATGGGCAAGGAGATCCGCTCGTACGGGAAGGACACACTCGCGGGCGATATGCTCCGCGCACTCGGTGCGGAACATCTGGCGGCGGACGGGCAGAGCCTCAGTATGGAGGAGCTGATCGAGCTGAATCCCGATGCGCTCTTTCTCATTGTCATCGAGGACGACTATGGGAATGAGGATGCAATCCTCGCACGGCTCTATGAGAACCCTGCGCTGCGCTCGCTCTCCTGTGTGCAGCAGCGCCGCATCTACACCGTGCCGCTCTATGCCGTCTACAGTGCGGGCATTCGCGCCTACGACGGCATAACGATATTCGCACATGGGCTGTATCCTGAGATCTATGGAGAATAA